The following are from one region of the Paenibacillus sp. JZ16 genome:
- a CDS encoding YlmC/YmxH family sporulation protein has translation MKISDFQTKDVINIIDGKRLGQISDLELDLRQGRIEAIVVPSYGKFMGLFGGGSDLIIPWRNIVKIGSDVVLVKMEELRRTPDDQESVEYLDRPDRRSF, from the coding sequence ATGAAAATTTCCGATTTTCAAACGAAGGACGTTATTAATATCATTGATGGCAAACGGCTCGGACAGATCAGCGATCTGGAGCTGGACTTGCGGCAGGGCCGGATTGAAGCGATTGTGGTGCCAAGTTACGGTAAATTTATGGGGCTGTTCGGCGGCGGGAGCGACCTGATCATTCCGTGGCGGAATATCGTCAAGATTGGTTCGGATGTCGTCCTTGTCAAAATGGAGGAATTGCGAAGAACGCCCGATGATCAGGAATCGGTGGAATACCTGGACCGGCCGGACCGGCGATCCTTCTAA
- the pgeF gene encoding peptidoglycan editing factor PgeF → MEPFVRQDQQTPSLFVLEKWSGGSGSAALTAGFTGRHGGVSRAPYDSLNLAFHVGDEPGDIVENRKRTAAALGFSLEDWTCGEQVHDVQIGVVHDKDRGRGSLDRASAFQNTDGLVTDVPGVLLTSFYADCVPLYFWDPVTGAVGLAHAGWKGTVGSIAEKMVDRMVVEYGSLPQHIHAAIGPSISECCYEVDDRVMDRVRDIGIEGNTSEKVTNSAFYIDKGQGKYMLNLKEINRHIMIKAGILAEHIECTSWCTSCNHDLFFSYRKDGGTTGRMASWIGMRKR, encoded by the coding sequence ATGGAACCGTTTGTTAGACAAGATCAGCAGACACCGAGTCTGTTTGTGCTTGAAAAATGGAGTGGGGGATCAGGAAGCGCCGCACTCACGGCCGGCTTCACAGGCCGGCATGGCGGCGTAAGCCGAGCCCCCTATGATAGTTTGAATTTGGCCTTTCATGTCGGAGACGAGCCGGGTGACATTGTAGAGAACCGGAAACGAACCGCTGCGGCATTGGGTTTTTCTCTGGAAGACTGGACTTGCGGTGAACAGGTCCATGATGTTCAGATTGGCGTGGTTCATGATAAGGACAGGGGCAGAGGGAGTTTGGACCGAGCCTCGGCTTTTCAAAATACGGATGGACTTGTAACCGATGTTCCCGGCGTTTTATTGACGTCTTTCTACGCGGACTGCGTGCCGCTTTATTTTTGGGATCCGGTTACGGGTGCTGTCGGTTTGGCACACGCTGGCTGGAAGGGGACCGTGGGAAGCATCGCTGAGAAAATGGTCGACAGGATGGTTGTGGAATACGGAAGCCTGCCTCAGCACATTCACGCTGCGATTGGTCCATCCATAAGCGAGTGCTGTTACGAGGTGGATGATCGGGTCATGGATCGTGTCCGCGATATCGGAATCGAGGGAAACACATCCGAGAAAGTTACAAATTCAGCTTTTTATATCGACAAGGGACAAGGGAAATACATGCTGAACTTGAAAGAAATAAACAGACACATTATGATTAAAGCAGGAATATTGGCGGAACATATCGAATGTACATCATGGTGTACAAGCTGCAATCATGATCTGTTCTTCTCTTATCGTAAAGATGGGGGGACAACGGGTCGTATGGCAAGTTGGATCGGGA